One genomic segment of Streptomyces sp. RerS4 includes these proteins:
- a CDS encoding ATP-binding protein: MTELRLSAFGPHRAASFELGPATLFAGASGSGKSQALAAYEALAALGSGRTLDEVFPDPTARVPERARADADGRRGFRFGCTVDGPVGPVRLDLAVQAEPVLRIAGERLTQGDRVLLNTAQRDPRRRSVEAAWLTGGAIGMTRAPLPDDRLGTALLPLRVAGATAGQRCVLAAAEQVVVALRSVFPCDPRPERMRAPVPTGAGRLRRDCGNLADVLRRTRDECGTRHALLAGAARTGCAGPVVELAVRGPGGPGGGLVTALLERGPDRPATDLGRLGAGELRFLALALVLLTGPGVLAVDPAAELLSARQALTVLADGFDRDLDRSQSAELLRLALLSGARGHIRLVASVGERTAATARGVSGVSVVDLSP; encoded by the coding sequence GTGACCGAACTTCGGCTGTCCGCCTTCGGCCCGCACCGCGCGGCCAGCTTCGAGCTGGGCCCCGCGACCCTCTTCGCCGGCGCCAGCGGCAGCGGCAAGTCGCAGGCCCTGGCCGCCTACGAGGCCCTGGCCGCCCTCGGCTCCGGACGCACCCTCGACGAGGTCTTCCCCGACCCGACGGCCCGCGTACCCGAACGGGCGCGCGCCGACGCGGACGGACGCCGCGGCTTCCGCTTCGGCTGCACGGTGGACGGACCCGTCGGCCCCGTCCGCCTCGACCTGGCCGTCCAGGCCGAACCGGTGCTGCGGATCGCCGGCGAACGGCTCACCCAGGGCGACCGCGTCCTGCTGAACACCGCCCAACGCGACCCGCGCCGGCGCTCCGTCGAGGCCGCCTGGCTGACCGGCGGCGCCATCGGCATGACCCGCGCCCCCCTCCCCGACGACCGCCTGGGCACCGCCCTGCTCCCGCTGCGCGTCGCCGGCGCCACCGCCGGACAGCGGTGCGTCCTGGCCGCCGCCGAACAGGTCGTCGTCGCCCTGCGCTCGGTGTTCCCGTGCGACCCGAGGCCCGAGCGGATGCGGGCGCCGGTCCCCACCGGCGCGGGGCGACTGCGGCGCGACTGCGGCAACCTGGCCGACGTACTGCGCCGCACCCGCGACGAATGCGGCACCCGGCACGCCCTGTTGGCCGGCGCGGCGCGCACCGGCTGCGCCGGCCCGGTCGTCGAACTGGCCGTACGCGGCCCCGGCGGCCCCGGCGGCGGACTCGTCACCGCCCTGCTGGAACGCGGACCCGACCGGCCCGCCACCGACCTCGGCCGACTCGGCGCGGGCGAGCTGCGCTTCCTCGCGCTGGCGCTCGTCCTGCTCACCGGGCCCGGGGTGCTGGCCGTGGACCCGGCCGCCGAACTGCTCTCGGCCCGGCAGGCGCTCACCGTCCTCGCCGACGGGTTCGACCGCGACCTCGACCGGAGCCAGAGCGCCGAACTGCTCCGCCTGGCCCTGCTGTCCGGCGCACGCGGTCACATCCGGCTCGTCGCGTCCGTCGGGGAGCGGACCGCCGCAACCGCCCGGGGGGTCTCCGGCGTCTCGGTGGTAGACCTGTCCCCATGA
- a CDS encoding AfsR/SARP family transcriptional regulator has product MDFRLLGPIEAKRGGGDTIPLSGSKVHTVLAALLLSEGRVVSDARLSALLWGWDPPATAGAQIYTYMSRLRKHLGSEVEIVRRQPGYVLRAPGAWIDLIEFDRLDRLGREALAERRFEEAGTLLRDALDLWRGTALANATEQMIEAELPRLEEARMIALESRIEADLAVGRHEQVTAELTGLVSEHPVRERLRAQLMTALYRCGRQADALHTYYEGRAVLADQLGVDPGEALGSTYQAVLGGGLGWDTDASAEATAPGAFAPKPTAATAGATTPPPPPPSPRRGRGRR; this is encoded by the coding sequence ATGGACTTCCGGCTGCTCGGGCCGATCGAGGCCAAACGGGGAGGCGGCGATACGATCCCGCTCTCCGGTTCCAAGGTCCATACGGTGCTGGCCGCACTGCTGCTGTCCGAAGGACGCGTGGTCTCCGATGCCCGGCTCAGCGCACTGCTGTGGGGGTGGGACCCGCCGGCCACGGCCGGCGCGCAGATCTACACGTACATGTCGCGGCTGCGCAAGCACCTCGGCTCGGAGGTCGAGATCGTCCGACGGCAGCCCGGCTACGTGCTGCGGGCGCCCGGGGCGTGGATCGACCTGATCGAGTTCGACCGGCTCGACCGGCTGGGCCGCGAGGCCCTCGCCGAGCGACGCTTCGAGGAGGCCGGGACTCTGCTGCGCGACGCGTTGGACCTGTGGCGCGGTACCGCGCTCGCCAACGCGACCGAGCAGATGATCGAGGCCGAACTGCCCCGGCTGGAGGAGGCGCGCATGATCGCGCTGGAGAGCCGGATCGAGGCCGACCTCGCGGTGGGCCGCCACGAGCAGGTCACGGCCGAGCTCACGGGGCTCGTCTCCGAGCACCCCGTACGCGAACGCCTGCGCGCCCAGCTCATGACGGCCCTGTACCGCTGCGGCCGGCAGGCCGACGCGCTGCACACCTACTACGAGGGGCGCGCGGTCCTCGCCGACCAGCTCGGCGTGGACCCGGGCGAGGCGCTCGGCTCCACCTACCAGGCGGTGCTGGGCGGCGGCCTCGGCTGGGACACCGACGCGAGCGCCGAGGCGACGGCCCCGGGCGCCTTCGCCCCGAAGCCGACGGCGGCGACGGCCGGCGCGACCACCCCGCCGCCACCGCCGCCATCCCCGCGCAGAGGCCGCGGACGCCGCTGA
- a CDS encoding Lrp/AsnC family transcriptional regulator: MDAIDREILRELQRDGRLSNQELAQRVGLTPSPCMRRVRQLEQDGVIQGYRAVIDPEAVDRGFEVLVSVEVRRDREAVEAFEAALQDIPDVVEAYRLFGSPGCLLRIAVADLRAYERLWIERLTALSGVTEVNSQIIMKRVKEPRGLPV, from the coding sequence ATGGACGCCATTGACCGTGAAATCTTGCGCGAGCTCCAGCGCGACGGACGCCTCAGCAACCAGGAACTCGCCCAGCGGGTGGGCCTGACCCCCTCCCCCTGCATGCGCCGGGTGCGCCAGCTCGAACAGGACGGGGTGATCCAGGGCTACCGCGCGGTGATCGACCCCGAGGCGGTGGACCGCGGCTTCGAGGTGCTGGTCTCGGTGGAGGTCCGCCGGGACCGGGAGGCCGTCGAGGCCTTCGAGGCGGCGCTCCAGGACATCCCCGACGTCGTCGAGGCCTACCGGCTCTTCGGCAGCCCGGGGTGCCTGCTGCGCATCGCCGTCGCGGACCTGCGCGCGTACGAACGGCTGTGGATCGAGCGGCTGACGGCGCTCTCGGGGGTCACCGAGGTGAACTCGCAGATCATCATGAAGCGCGTCAAGGAGCCCAGGGGACTGCCCGTCTGA
- a CDS encoding nucleotide pyrophosphohydrolase has translation MYRLQRRLADFAAARDWGPYHTPKNLAVALSVEASELVEIFQWLTPEQSAEVMEKPESAHRVTDEVADVLAYLLQFCEVLGVDVLDALAAKIDRNELRFPVTGSSPTDRHSSE, from the coding sequence CTGTACCGACTCCAGCGGCGGCTCGCCGATTTCGCCGCCGCCCGCGACTGGGGCCCGTACCACACGCCGAAGAACCTGGCCGTCGCCCTGAGCGTGGAGGCGTCCGAACTGGTCGAAATCTTCCAGTGGCTGACACCGGAACAGTCGGCGGAGGTGATGGAGAAGCCCGAAAGCGCACACCGGGTGACCGACGAGGTGGCCGACGTACTGGCGTATCTGCTGCAGTTCTGTGAGGTTCTCGGGGTGGATGTGCTGGATGCGCTGGCCGCGAAGATCGACCGGAACGAGCTCCGCTTCCCCGTGACCGGTTCGTCGCCTACTGATCGTCACTCTTCGGAGTGA
- a CDS encoding methylmalonyl-CoA mutase family protein: MTVLPDDGLSLAAEFPDATHEQWQRLVEGVLRKSGKEVSGEAAEAALSTTLEDGLITRPLYTARPDGQAPDTGFPGFAPFVRGGTPEGTSASGWDVRQRIAGGDPVRVNEAALADLENGTTSLWLTVGPGGLPADGLGRALEGVYLDLAPVVLDPGAAYADATRALLALYAERGVAPEQARATLGIDPLGHEARTGEALDLPAAAALARESAAAWPAVRTLTVDALPYHEAGGSAAEELGLSLATGVAYLRALTDAGADVEAALGQLEFRYAATADQFLTIAKLRAARRLWARVAEACGAPAAGAQRQHAVTSPVMMTRRDPWVNMLRTTVACMAAGVGGADAVTVLPFDHELGLPDAFARRISRNTSTVLLEESHLARVIDPAGGSYYVERLTDELAHAAWAFFQTVEKAGGQAAALRSGLVAERLAATWAARSKKLATRREPITGVSEFPLLSEKPVVREPLPEVPAGGLPRVRRDEAYEALRARSDAHLAATGARPRIFLAALGPAAAHTARATFASNLFQAGGIEPVHDPVSVDAAGAAEAYAASGADGMAVLCSSDALYEERAAEVAAALRGAGATTVFLAGRPGTSADAVDEYVFAGCDAVAVLSSVLDRMGVPREQ, encoded by the coding sequence ATGACGGTCCTGCCTGACGACGGGCTCTCCCTGGCCGCCGAGTTTCCTGACGCGACACATGAGCAGTGGCAGCGCCTGGTGGAAGGCGTACTGCGCAAGTCGGGCAAGGAAGTATCCGGCGAGGCGGCGGAAGCAGCCCTGTCCACGACGCTTGAGGACGGGCTCATCACCCGTCCCCTCTACACCGCGCGCCCCGACGGGCAAGCCCCCGACACCGGTTTCCCCGGATTCGCGCCGTTCGTGCGCGGCGGTACGCCGGAGGGCACCTCGGCCTCCGGCTGGGACGTGCGCCAGCGCATCGCGGGCGGTGATCCCGTACGGGTGAACGAGGCGGCCCTCGCCGACCTGGAGAACGGCACCACCTCGCTGTGGCTGACCGTCGGTCCGGGCGGTCTGCCCGCCGACGGGCTGGGGCGGGCGCTGGAGGGGGTCTACCTCGACCTCGCGCCCGTCGTCCTCGACCCGGGCGCCGCCTACGCCGACGCCACGCGGGCGTTGCTGGCCCTGTACGCGGAGCGCGGCGTGGCCCCCGAACAGGCCCGCGCCACGCTGGGCATCGACCCGCTGGGCCACGAGGCCCGCACCGGTGAGGCCCTCGACCTGCCCGCGGCGGCCGCACTGGCCCGCGAGAGCGCCGCCGCCTGGCCGGCGGTGCGCACCCTGACCGTGGACGCCCTGCCCTACCACGAGGCGGGCGGCTCGGCCGCCGAGGAGCTGGGGCTGTCCCTGGCCACCGGCGTCGCCTACCTGCGGGCGCTGACCGACGCCGGCGCGGACGTCGAAGCCGCTCTGGGACAGCTGGAGTTCCGTTACGCGGCCACCGCCGACCAGTTCCTCACCATCGCCAAGCTGCGCGCCGCCCGCCGGCTGTGGGCCCGGGTCGCCGAGGCCTGCGGGGCTCCGGCGGCCGGGGCGCAGCGTCAGCACGCGGTGACCTCGCCGGTGATGATGACGCGCCGCGACCCGTGGGTGAACATGCTGCGCACCACCGTCGCCTGCATGGCGGCGGGCGTGGGCGGGGCGGACGCGGTCACGGTGCTCCCGTTCGACCACGAACTGGGCCTGCCCGACGCGTTCGCGCGCCGCATCTCCCGCAACACCTCCACCGTCCTGCTGGAGGAATCGCACCTGGCCCGGGTCATCGACCCGGCCGGCGGCTCGTACTACGTCGAGCGCCTCACCGACGAACTGGCGCACGCGGCTTGGGCGTTCTTCCAGACCGTGGAGAAGGCGGGCGGCCAGGCGGCCGCCCTGCGCTCGGGGCTCGTCGCGGAGCGGCTCGCCGCCACCTGGGCGGCCCGCTCGAAGAAGCTGGCGACCCGCCGCGAACCGATCACCGGCGTCAGCGAGTTCCCGCTGCTGTCGGAGAAGCCCGTCGTACGCGAGCCCCTGCCCGAGGTGCCCGCCGGCGGTCTGCCCCGCGTCCGGCGCGACGAGGCCTACGAGGCGCTGCGCGCCCGCAGCGACGCGCACCTGGCCGCCACCGGCGCCCGCCCCCGGATCTTCCTGGCGGCGCTCGGCCCGGCGGCCGCGCACACCGCCCGCGCCACGTTCGCCTCGAACCTCTTCCAGGCGGGCGGCATCGAGCCGGTCCACGACCCGGTGTCCGTCGACGCGGCCGGCGCCGCCGAGGCGTACGCGGCGAGCGGCGCGGACGGCATGGCGGTGCTGTGTTCCAGTGACGCCCTCTACGAGGAGCGGGCGGCGGAGGTGGCCGCCGCCCTGCGCGGGGCCGGTGCCACGACGGTGTTCCTCGCGGGCAGGCCGGGCACCTCGGCCGACGCCGTGGACGAGTACGTCTTCGCCGGCTGCGACGCGGTCGCCGTGCTGTCCTCCGTACTCGACCGGATGGGAGTGCCCCGTGAACAGTGA
- the meaB gene encoding methylmalonyl Co-A mutase-associated GTPase MeaB, which translates to MPKIDIEAYAKGVLDGKRAVIARAITLVESTLPAHRALAQELLTALLPHAGRARRIGVSGVPGVGKSTFIDAFGTMLTGLGHRVAVLAVDPSSTRTGGSILGDKTRMERLAVDPAAFVRPSPSAGTLGGVAKATRESMIVMEAAGYDVVLVETVGVGQSETTVAGMVDSFLLLSLARTGDQLQGIKKGVLELADVLAVNKADGPHERDAKAAARELSGALRLMHPSDAAWTPPVLTCSARESAGLDEVWNRLEQHRRLLEAGGRLAAKRAAQQVEWTWSMVRDALLDRLHADPAVRGLAPALEAEVRAGTLTATSAADRILAAFGRD; encoded by the coding sequence GTGCCGAAGATCGACATCGAGGCGTACGCGAAGGGGGTGCTCGACGGGAAGCGCGCGGTGATCGCCCGCGCCATCACCCTCGTCGAGTCCACCCTGCCCGCACACCGGGCCCTGGCCCAGGAGTTGCTGACGGCGCTGCTGCCCCACGCGGGGCGGGCCCGACGCATCGGCGTCAGCGGGGTGCCCGGGGTGGGCAAGTCCACCTTCATCGACGCGTTCGGCACGATGCTGACGGGGCTGGGTCATCGGGTCGCGGTGCTCGCCGTCGATCCCTCGTCCACCCGTACGGGCGGCTCCATCCTCGGCGACAAGACGCGGATGGAGCGGCTCGCCGTGGATCCGGCGGCGTTCGTGCGGCCCTCGCCCTCGGCGGGGACGCTGGGCGGGGTCGCGAAGGCGACGCGCGAGTCGATGATCGTCATGGAGGCGGCCGGCTACGACGTGGTGCTCGTCGAGACGGTCGGCGTCGGCCAGTCGGAGACGACGGTGGCGGGGATGGTCGACTCCTTCCTGCTGCTGTCCCTGGCCCGTACCGGCGACCAGCTCCAGGGCATCAAGAAGGGCGTGCTGGAGCTGGCCGACGTGCTGGCGGTGAACAAGGCCGACGGCCCGCACGAACGCGACGCGAAGGCCGCCGCCCGGGAGTTGTCCGGCGCGCTGCGGTTGATGCACCCGTCCGACGCGGCGTGGACCCCGCCGGTCCTCACGTGCAGCGCGCGCGAGTCGGCGGGGCTGGACGAGGTCTGGAACCGTCTCGAACAGCACCGCCGACTGCTGGAGGCGGGCGGCCGGCTGGCGGCCAAGCGGGCGGCGCAGCAGGTGGAGTGGACGTGGTCGATGGTCCGTGACGCGCTGCTGGACCGGCTGCACGCGGATCCGGCCGTACGGGGCCTCGCGCCGGCCCTGGAGGCCGAGGTGCGGGCCGGGACCCTGACGGCCACTTCGGCGGCGGACCGCATTCTGGCCGCGTTCGGCCGGGACTGA
- a CDS encoding DUF2470 domain-containing protein, producing MRLPGDSAATPAATGPTRPARPTDAERVRSVLAAAHSMTVVTDGVREEVRHLDGSDVLGRLHLHPAAPSAGHPAPALPDVRPAIRLEFTDIAPTPVRDRVRARVTVVGRLLTPYADESAEPGATTCVEYGQAILETADGTSYIGLEELDDAWPDPLAPYEAGMLTHLLDDHPELVTLLLRLVHPLPTAAVVRALPLALDRYGITLRLEERRGHTDVRLPFPSPLDDVEQSGAQIQALLSAARRRSHPNSLPA from the coding sequence ATGCGCCTGCCCGGTGATTCCGCCGCCACGCCCGCCGCCACCGGGCCCACCCGGCCCGCCCGGCCCACCGACGCCGAGCGGGTGCGGTCCGTCCTCGCCGCCGCGCACTCGATGACCGTCGTCACCGACGGCGTCCGCGAGGAGGTCCGCCACCTCGACGGCAGCGACGTCCTCGGCCGGCTCCACCTCCACCCCGCCGCGCCCTCCGCCGGACACCCCGCCCCCGCCCTCCCCGACGTCCGCCCCGCCATCCGGCTGGAGTTCACCGACATCGCGCCCACCCCGGTACGCGACCGGGTGCGCGCCCGCGTCACGGTGGTGGGCCGGCTCCTCACCCCGTACGCCGACGAGAGCGCCGAGCCCGGGGCCACCACCTGCGTCGAGTACGGCCAGGCGATCCTGGAGACCGCGGACGGGACCTCGTACATCGGACTGGAGGAGCTGGACGACGCCTGGCCCGACCCGCTCGCCCCGTACGAGGCCGGCATGCTCACACACCTCCTCGACGACCACCCCGAACTCGTCACCCTCCTGCTGCGCTTGGTCCACCCGCTCCCCACGGCCGCCGTCGTCCGCGCGCTGCCGCTGGCCCTGGACCGCTACGGGATCACCCTGCGCCTGGAGGAACGGCGCGGCCACACCGACGTACGGCTGCCCTTCCCCTCCCCCCTGGACGACGTCGAGCAGTCGGGCGCCCAGATCCAGGCCCTCCTCAGCGCGGCCCGCCGCCGCTCGCACCCCAACTCGCTCCCCGCGTGA
- a CDS encoding DUF6099 family protein, whose protein sequence is MDAVRLIAAGRHALAQSGAAWDIVGEAWQAQALAQGMGSWLAVTGPPELRSEARGLGEAGGRGCGVIDRAALRGEGSAPEMPPRAARLTGVADVRQALLGLQALLGEVGIALVGVACATDDESLYWQCIESIDAADESSDRVRSLLRRMVVRERGSASGVL, encoded by the coding sequence ATGGATGCGGTACGGCTCATCGCGGCCGGCCGGCACGCTCTGGCACAGAGCGGCGCCGCGTGGGACATCGTGGGAGAGGCCTGGCAGGCCCAGGCGTTGGCGCAGGGGATGGGGAGCTGGCTGGCGGTCACCGGGCCGCCGGAGCTCAGATCGGAGGCACGGGGACTGGGGGAAGCGGGAGGCAGAGGCTGCGGCGTCATAGACCGGGCCGCCCTGCGCGGTGAGGGCAGCGCGCCCGAGATGCCGCCGAGGGCGGCGCGGCTGACCGGCGTCGCCGATGTCCGACAGGCGCTGCTCGGGCTTCAGGCACTGCTCGGGGAGGTCGGGATAGCCCTCGTGGGGGTGGCCTGCGCGACGGACGACGAAAGCCTGTACTGGCAGTGCATAGAGTCGATCGACGCGGCCGACGAGTCCAGCGATCGGGTGCGCTCCCTGCTGCGCCGGATGGTGGTGCGGGAGCGGGGGTCGGCCTCGGGCGTGCTCTGA
- a CDS encoding asparaginase has translation MGRIVVISTGGTIASRWMGSGFAAEADGREVMATAPLPEGVSVEVVDLFSVNSPRLTTAHQLTLLRTVHEVLADPTVDGIVVTHGTDTLEESAFLVDLHHHDPRSVVFTGSQLPMGSADGDGPGNLYDALLTAATTRGLGVLIAFAGRVHAARGTVKTQAVALDAFADPSKELLGKVGFGKVTVLREPQRPAPLALPAMPQLPPRVDMVMHHSDGDALLLNAAVEAGARGIVLVGTGAGNATPEIVEAVRAAIARGVLVALTTRVAAGPVTEIYTHGGAVDLIAAGAVATGTLRAAQARIAVLSALLATDEPAEQARLLRRALDAADSVLVDA, from the coding sequence ATGGGACGCATCGTCGTCATCAGCACCGGTGGGACGATAGCCAGCCGGTGGATGGGCTCCGGCTTCGCCGCCGAGGCCGACGGCCGCGAGGTGATGGCCACCGCGCCGCTGCCCGAGGGCGTCAGCGTCGAGGTCGTCGACCTGTTCAGCGTGAACAGCCCGCGACTGACCACCGCCCACCAGCTGACCCTGCTGCGCACGGTCCACGAGGTCCTCGCCGACCCCACCGTCGACGGCATCGTCGTCACGCACGGCACCGACACCCTGGAGGAGTCGGCCTTCCTGGTCGACCTCCACCACCACGACCCGCGCAGCGTCGTGTTCACCGGCTCGCAGCTGCCGATGGGCTCCGCCGACGGCGACGGCCCCGGCAACCTCTACGACGCCCTGCTCACCGCCGCCACCACGCGCGGCCTGGGCGTCCTGATCGCCTTCGCCGGCCGGGTGCACGCGGCGCGGGGCACCGTGAAGACCCAGGCCGTGGCCCTGGACGCGTTCGCGGACCCCTCGAAGGAGCTGCTCGGCAAGGTCGGCTTCGGCAAGGTCACCGTCCTGCGCGAGCCGCAGCGACCGGCCCCCCTCGCCCTGCCCGCCATGCCGCAGCTCCCGCCGCGCGTCGACATGGTCATGCACCACAGCGACGGGGACGCGCTCCTGCTGAACGCCGCCGTCGAGGCGGGCGCCCGGGGCATCGTCCTGGTCGGCACCGGCGCCGGCAACGCCACCCCGGAGATCGTGGAGGCCGTCCGGGCCGCCATCGCCCGCGGGGTGCTCGTCGCGCTGACCACCCGGGTCGCGGCCGGCCCCGTCACCGAGATCTACACGCACGGCGGCGCCGTCGACCTCATCGCCGCCGGAGCCGTCGCCACCGGAACCCTGCGGGCGGCCCAGGCGCGCATCGCCGTCCTCTCCGCCCTGCTCGCCACCGACGAGCCCGCCGAGCAGGCCCGCCTCCTGCGCCGTGCCCTGGACGCGGCCGACTCGGTTCTCGTCGACGCGTAG
- a CDS encoding cell division protein SepF — protein sequence MSRYDVTDEQWEGLAQVVPLRSRNEWPSRVDHRTIPKVPGAAAAEQRRFVVIRVQIFADAREVAEYLIAQIPVLLDLTGADSEVAKRILDFSSGVVFGLGSGMHRVDRNVFLLAPVGTEVEGIAAAAVPRS from the coding sequence GTGAGCAGGTACGACGTCACCGACGAACAGTGGGAGGGACTCGCGCAGGTGGTGCCGCTGCGCAGTCGCAACGAATGGCCCTCCCGGGTGGACCACCGCACGATTCCCAAGGTCCCCGGGGCCGCGGCGGCGGAACAGCGGCGCTTCGTGGTGATCCGGGTCCAGATCTTCGCGGACGCGCGGGAGGTGGCGGAGTACCTGATCGCGCAGATCCCGGTGCTGCTGGACCTCACGGGCGCGGACAGCGAAGTGGCCAAGCGCATCCTGGACTTCAGCAGTGGCGTGGTCTTCGGACTGGGCAGCGGGATGCACCGGGTCGACCGGAACGTCTTCCTGCTCGCGCCCGTCGGGACCGAGGTCGAGGGAATCGCGGCCGCGGCCGTCCCCCGATCGTAG
- the scpA gene encoding methylmalonyl-CoA mutase: MSIPDFSALALGDGGSAGTTEDRWRAAVKESTGSATGDLLWETPEGIGVKPLYTGRDLEGLDFLATYPGVAPYLRGPYPTMYVNQPWTIRQYAGFSTAEESNAFYRRNLAAGQKGLSIAFDLPTHRGYDSDHPRVTGDVGMAGVAIDSIYDMRQLFDGIPLDKMTVSMTMNGAVLPVLALYIVAAEEQGVSPDKLAGTIQNDILKEFMVRNTYIYPPKPSMRIISDIFAFTSQKMPRYNSISISGYHIQEAGATADLELAYTLADGVEYLRAGQAVGLDVDAFAPRLSFFWAIGMNFFMEVAKLRAARLLWAKLVKQFDPKNAKSLSLRTHSQTSGWSLTAQDVFNNVTRTCIEAMAATQGHTQSLHTNALDEALALPTDFSARIARNTQLLLQQESGTCRSIDPWGGSAYVEKLTYDLARRAWQHIEEVEAAGGMAQAIDAGIPKLRVEEAAARTQARIDSGRQPVIGVNKYRVASDEQIDVLKVDNSSVRAQQIAKLRRLREERDEALTQDTLRALTNAAERGDGNLLALAVDAARAKATVGEISDALEKVYGRHASQIRTISGVYRSEAGEAPNVERTRALVDRFEEAEGRRPRILVAKMGQDGHDRGQKVIATAFADLGFDVDVGPLFQTPAEVARQAVEADVHVVGVSSLAAGHLTLVPALRERLAEEGREDIMIVVGGVIPPADVPTLLEMGATAVFPPGTVIPDAAHDLVTRLAADLGHEL, from the coding sequence GTGAGCATCCCCGATTTCTCCGCACTCGCCCTCGGTGACGGCGGATCCGCCGGGACCACCGAGGACCGCTGGCGGGCGGCGGTGAAGGAGTCCACGGGCTCCGCCACCGGCGACCTGCTGTGGGAGACCCCCGAGGGCATCGGCGTCAAGCCGCTGTACACCGGGCGGGACCTGGAGGGCCTGGACTTCCTGGCGACCTACCCGGGCGTGGCCCCGTACCTGCGCGGCCCGTACCCGACGATGTACGTCAACCAGCCCTGGACGATCCGTCAGTACGCCGGTTTCTCCACGGCCGAGGAGTCCAACGCGTTCTACCGGCGCAACCTCGCGGCCGGTCAGAAGGGCCTGTCGATCGCCTTCGACCTGCCCACGCACCGCGGCTACGACAGCGATCACCCGCGCGTGACGGGCGACGTCGGCATGGCGGGCGTGGCGATCGACTCGATCTACGACATGCGCCAGCTCTTCGACGGCATCCCGCTGGACAAGATGACGGTGTCGATGACGATGAACGGCGCGGTGCTGCCGGTCCTCGCCCTCTACATCGTGGCGGCGGAGGAGCAGGGCGTCTCCCCCGACAAGCTCGCCGGGACCATCCAGAACGACATCCTCAAGGAGTTCATGGTCCGCAACACCTACATCTATCCGCCGAAGCCGTCGATGCGGATCATCTCGGACATCTTCGCGTTCACCTCGCAGAAGATGCCGCGGTACAACTCCATCTCGATCTCCGGCTACCACATCCAGGAGGCCGGGGCCACGGCCGACCTGGAGCTGGCGTACACCCTCGCCGACGGCGTCGAGTACCTGCGGGCCGGTCAGGCCGTGGGGCTGGACGTGGACGCCTTCGCGCCGCGCCTGTCGTTCTTCTGGGCGATCGGCATGAACTTCTTCATGGAGGTCGCGAAGCTGCGCGCGGCCCGCCTGCTGTGGGCGAAGCTGGTGAAGCAGTTCGATCCGAAGAACGCCAAGTCGCTGTCGCTGCGCACCCATTCGCAGACCTCCGGCTGGTCGCTGACCGCGCAGGACGTCTTCAACAACGTGACGCGCACCTGCATCGAGGCGATGGCCGCGACCCAGGGCCACACGCAGTCGCTGCACACGAACGCCCTCGACGAGGCGCTCGCGCTGCCGACGGACTTCTCGGCGCGCATCGCCCGCAACACGCAGCTGCTGCTCCAGCAGGAGTCGGGGACCTGCCGGTCGATCGACCCGTGGGGCGGCAGCGCGTACGTCGAGAAGCTGACGTACGACCTGGCGCGGCGGGCCTGGCAGCACATCGAGGAGGTCGAGGCGGCCGGCGGCATGGCGCAGGCCATCGACGCGGGCATCCCGAAGCTCCGGGTGGAGGAGGCCGCCGCCCGTACGCAGGCGCGGATCGACTCGGGCCGGCAGCCGGTGATCGGCGTGAACAAGTACCGGGTGGCGAGCGACGAGCAGATCGACGTGCTGAAGGTCGACAACTCCTCGGTGCGCGCCCAGCAGATCGCCAAGCTCCGGCGGCTGCGCGAGGAGCGCGACGAGGCGCTCACCCAGGACACCCTGCGGGCGCTGACGAACGCGGCCGAGCGCGGCGACGGCAACCTCCTCGCCCTGGCGGTGGACGCGGCGCGCGCCAAGGCCACGGTGGGTGAGATCTCCGACGCACTGGAAAAGGTGTACGGGCGGCACGCGAGCCAGATCCGTACGATCTCCGGTGTGTACCGCTCCGAGGCAGGCGAGGCTCCGAACGTGGAACGCACCCGTGCGCTCGTCGACCGGTTCGAGGAGGCGGAGGGACGGCGTCCGCGCATCCTGGTCGCCAAGATGGGCCAGGACGGCCACGACCGGGGGCAGAAGGTCATCGCGACGGCCTTCGCCGACCTGGGCTTCGACGTGGACGTCGGCCCGCTGTTCCAGACCCCGGCGGAGGTGGCCCGTCAGGCCGTCGAGGCGGACGTCCACGTGGTGGGCGTGTCGTCGCTGGCGGCCGGCCACCTGACCCTCGTACCGGCGCTGCGCGAGCGGTTGGCGGAGGAGGGGCGCGAGGACATCATGATCGTGGTCGGCGGGGTGATCCCGCCGGCGGACGTGCCGACGCTGCTGGAGATGGGCGCGACGGCGGTGTTCCCGCCGGGCACGGTCATCCCGGACGCGGCCCACGACCTGGTGACGCGGCTCGCCGCGGATCTGGGCCACGAGCTGTAG